tcttggtatgtattctaagacagaagataagggttttaaacatCAATAAGTGAATACCCTAGTGGTGAAGGGGATTTGATAAAGGCTTCACATAGAAGATGGTGCTTAAGCTAAGTCTTAAAGGGGGGTAATGGGGACTCTgtgaggtggagatgaggaagaaatgaattccAAGGATGGAAGATGGTCAATTTAAGGGCAAGGAATGGAGTGCTAAGTGTGAGCAAGCAACAATGAGTGCCAGTTTGGCCAGGCTGTAGAGTGAGATTGGAATGACAGGATGAGTCCCTATTATCAAGAATTTCCAAAGTCAGACAGAAATTGAGGCAcgaggggcagctaaatggcacagtggatggagtaccaggtctggagtcaggagaacctgggttcaagttctaccctcctagctgtgtaaccctgggcaactcacttaattgtgtttgcctagtccttgcctttctatgttactaagacagaaaataaagatttaaaaaaaaaaagaaattgaggcacaatcTTAAAAGTTTTAAGAAGAAGCCACTAGAGTTTAGTGAGGGACCTGCCACCTTTTTAAAGGAATTGTTAAGGAaataattatttaagtattcaagGAATATCACCTTGGCGGCTTCGTGGAATATGAGTTGGAGTAGTGAGGGTTTTGAGGCAATGAGACCATGTAGGTCATTGAAATACTCAGATCTAGAGACGAGGAGGACCTGATCTAAGCTGGTGGCTTTGTGTAGAGAGAAGTGGTTAGATGCAACGATAATAGctggctttaaggtttgcaaaatccTTTATAGGCATCAGGCATCCAGACCAAAAAACGAAAGGGTTCCGAATCCTAGCGTGACATTTGCTTGCTTTTGTCTCATCTCCTAATTATCTCTGACCAAGCCACTTCCCTGCATCTGGATTCGAATCTGATCCCAGATATTTCCTGTGTGACCATCACATAGCtgtgaggcagcaaggtggcacagtggatagagtactgggtccgTAGTCATAAGACTCAAAtcaaaggttcaaatctgacctaactttatttaccctaggcaagtcacttcactctgtttgcctcagtttcttcccctgtaaaatgatctggaaaaggaaaatgacatagcactccaatatatttgctaagaaaattctaaatggagtTGAACAAGACTGAAATAGCTGAACCACAagccccttttttctttccctcagttttggtaaaacaaacaaacaaacaaacaaaaacttttagAGAAGAGCACAGATTTCCAAAAGTCATAGTCCTTTCCAGAATATGAAAGaaacagctagatggttcagttgATTGAAAGCCAgaactggagatgggaagttctgagttcaaatctggtcttggatactttccagctgtgtgaccctaggcaagtcacttaaccctaattgccgaGCCTTTACcgttcttctgttttggaaccaatatatggtactgcttctaagacagaaagtaaggggtttttttttgttgttgttgttttaatggaATATGAAGTTTAGTATAATGGAATGTGCCAGGTCTCAAGATATTATTGAAAAAGCTTCACTTCCATTCTCACATATGGCACAAGACCTTTAAGTATTTAAGTATTCTGAAATACTTTCACTAGAAGCGATTTATGTATTTCATTTGGGAATGGATGGAGCATAGGGCTACTTGGATGCTTGCGTCTTTAGCTTGTCTGGGTGACTGGTAGCTGCTGCAGCTTCTTCCCAAGTTAaacagaaaggaaattaaaaaaatctccaaatccCCCTCTCCTACCATCACTCTTCTTCAAATGCTATTccgtgtatgggggggggggttccatgTTACCTTATACATGTTCAGATGGAAAAGGCTTTTCCAGTGATCTAAGGCCCATTGTAGACCCCTCCATAGAGGGTCTTGAAGAGTGTGCTGTGCCCACTTATGGAAAGTAAACACTTGTTATTGAGAAGCGAGCATgagttgaatttatttttatattcataagaTTATAAGCCATAGATTTAGTCCTGGAAGGGGTCTTGACACTATCACatacaaccctctcattttatagatgaggaaactggcagCGAGAAAGGTCAGATGATTTCCTCAGGGACATACAACTAGTTAGTGACcaaggagggatttgaactcagatcatcttgactccaaatccaatgcatCATCCATTCCACTGGATCAGCGATGGCAAGGCTGCCATTTAGGAGAAGGCAGTGACTGTAATGACTCACTCCCTTGGACAGTGGAGGGAAATGTATTGTTAGAATAATAAATTAAGTGGTCTTCTGACAATGAGTTAGATCATGTTGTGGGTTTGGGGTGTAGGAGATTGCGATAAGCTTTTATGGGTACAACCTTTTTAATGGCACTCAGATTTATTCCTCTAGGCAGTGAGCATTTTGACTGTTGATGATAGAGGTAGCAACTGACAAAAGGCATTTGGAGGGGTGAGGGATTAAACTTGGACAGCTTTATGGGGTTTTGGGGGGATGGggttaactgttttttttttcctttggaagacaataaataaaacatttatgttTTTTAGAAGTGAACCAGAAATCATAGTTTTGAAATACAGCAATGAAACATTTTGAAATACAGCAATTAAGCATTTTAAGATTGAATTTGTTTTTGTAACTCCATTCATGTAATATAATAAAACCTCTCCCTTccaccaaaaagagaaaaaaaaaagagagagagaaaaagagaggaaggaagaagaagaaagaaagaaagagagacagacagacagacagacagacagacagactaggAAACTAAATCAAGCAGACTTTTCTCAGGCAACACTGACATGATCCAGTACAGTCATGGCTATAATTTTTATTCACAATTTACAGGCAGCCAGCTAAAAATACAAAGACTCACTTTGTCACAATAAATGGAAGATACTTTGGTTCTTCCATGGTTTGAACTGAGCCCCTAACGTGAAGTCAGAAAAACCAGAGCTCAAaccctgtctcagacacttccttagctatgtgaccctgtgtgaccctgggcaagtcacttaatgtatgtttgcctcagtttatttatctgtaaaatgaggttgtgGCATTCAGTGgtctctgatttctcttttagatccaaatctatgatcctgtgatttcaTGAATTAAAAGATATCACACAAATTGATTCTCAGGCTCCTCTAGTAAAATGATCTGGATTTCTTCATGTCAGCccattttgatcatttttcaggtcCTGAAATTAAAAGGTTAATGTGCAAATGCAGTAAGAACTGTGTGGAGAGAAAATATCCACAATTTTGTGGCAAAGAGGATTTCCTCACAAATGAGAATGatttaatatttgcatttttcctttccagctgatttttaattcttcctcatttccccAGCTCTCTGTTTTTCTATCTCCCCACTTCATTAAATTGGGAATTTCTTTCCTTACTGGAGGGGGCGAGTCAGTCACAGCTGGTAGTCTTCAAAGCTGTAATTCGGGAATTCTAGTAGAATATCTCACAGGGCTTTCTCTGCCAGACGATGGTGGCAGCTGCTGGACATAGCCTTGTACAATTGGAGGTGTGGTGGGGTGAATAATGTCGGTCTGGCCACTGACATTTTCCCTcgtaatgattttattttagcaATGTGTTATTCATAGGGCTGCTCTCGGTTTCTGAggctactttttatttattttgccacaAGCCTAAATCAGAAACAGCTTTGATAGAAAGGGAGAGTGCCCTCCTATCGATCATTTGGGCTTCTCTCCTTGGTGGAATTTGGTCCGATTTATTTTGGTGACTCAGTCCTCGGGATGGAAATGTCAGGGTCCATTAGGAGTGCCATCATCTTGTCTGGGGATCCAAGGGCAAAAGTGGAGTCCTGgaggaaatattctttttaaatttaatttaattttctttctttctggttaaTTTCCGTTTCTCATTTTGAAAAGGAGGCAGAGTTGATTCCAAATATCAGCCATCCTTAGCAGAACACAAAGAGCATGGATGGGGGAGAGGTTCTTCAGCTTCTGGGCTCCTCTCACCTTGCATCAGGTGTGTGGAAAGTCATCAGGCTAGATCCGGGGTGCTCTCTCTTTCCTGATCTGAATCACTTATGCAGTCATTTTCATTTTAGCCTTTAgacttggaggggaaaaaaaagtgtgtgtgtttaGCCATCAATTCATTTTGTGTGGTCTGAGTTATAAAAATCACCCCCTCCCCGCCCGCTGCTTTTTTTCCATATGAAAAACATGTTTTTCATTTGGAGGAAACTTATATAATTTTtgtatgctttctttcttttgtagtgctttaaattaaaaacaaatgtacTTCCCCTCCCCCGTGTTTctggcctccccctccccccatctttgCATGTTCCAATTACAGAGTTGTGAAAATAAGTCATCTTTTCGGCTTTTGTTACTTTAAAACAGCTATCGGTGATGTCAGAGTCAATACTAAAAGCATTAAGAATACTGGCAGAATGTAATACAGCTGCAATCCAACATGATGTTGGAAATGAGGTTGAGAGCATAAAGGCTTTCCATATTCCCAGGGCGCACAACTGCTCGCGGCCTTGGCTTTGATCTCTTCAAAGGCTGCTGCCTCCTCCTAGATGGGGAGACTTGGCTGCCACTCGCTTGCATTGAAAGAAGGCAGAGGTCTCTATTCAGGCAGAAATCAATCACTGTGCAGAAACAATTATGTGTAATTCAACCATCATGAAAACAGGACGAGATTATGGGTTTGTTACCTGAGTGACTGTGTGGAGACGGGCCTCGGAGAACACTGGAGTCCTGCTGACACGCCTCATCTTGATGACAATTAGAGACACATGAAGGATGTGGCGGGCGGGGAGGCCCGATGACAAATGTTGGTCCAGCAGAGCAGAAAATGAGGTTACAATTGGGAGATAATGTTTGCATATGTAACCATATTTCAGCAAGCTGGGCAACTTCAGAGGACAGACCATCGTCAACTCTGGCTCTGGGTCTCTACGTCTGTGTACAGTAGGACAAGaggctgggggtgggagggggaagaattcCAAGGGAGattggagagacagacagacagagacagagagggaaagggagggagagaaagtcagagaggcagagaggcagagaaagagagagaaagtgaaagtaagagacagactgagagaaagagacagaaaggaagagagaaagtgaggcagagacagagagcaagagagagacagagagagagagagagagagagagagagagagagagagagagagagagagcaagagagagacagacagacagacagacagagagaaaggaagagaaagtgagacagagagagacagagagagagagaaagggagggagagaaagtaagagagacagagaggcagagaaagagagagaaagtgaaagtaagagacagacagagaaagagacagaaaggaagagagaaagtgaagcagagacagagagcaagagagagtcagagagagagagagagagcaagagagagagacagacagacagacagacagacagagagagagaaaggaagagagagaaagtgagacagagagagacagagagagagagagagaaagggagggagagaaagtaagagagacagagaggcagagaaagagagagaaagtgaaagtaagagacagacagagaaagagacagaaaggaagagaaaaagtgaggcagagatagagaacaagagagagacagacagagagagagagagagagaaaggaagagagagaaaggaagagaaagtgagacagagagcaagagagagacagagagagatagtgagacagagagaaagtgagagagagagagagagagagagagagagagagagagagagagagagagagagagagagagagagagagagagagagagagaagagaacttAACTTGGGGCATGAAGTCCCTCCCCAGCAGTCCCCCTGTTAGCCTGTTAGCTTGGGATCTCCTGATTTGGGAGACTATCTGGAAATAGCACAGGGCTTTTATGCCTCACCATCATCCAGTAAGCATCTTTGAAGTGCTTAACTATGGGCCAAGCACTGTGTTTCCAACCTTTTGGCTCAGATCTGAGCTTATCATATTTTTATTCGTTCATCTTGAGTCTTGTGTTGGCATTCTCTTATCTCAATTGGAGATCCATTTGGCAAACAATTTGTCACCGGTGTAAGAATGCCATGCTTTCTAagatacttttttattttctaaatcaacCATTGAAATGTATGGTCCTTTCCTTTCATTGTCaattaaaggctttaaaaaaaaggttttgttttgtttttcctggatggaaaaattataactttttttttcatgtcaaagtaaaatatatttactaGAAGGACCCTGGTGTGCAGAACGgtcagagaattttattttatttgattttgtccCTGTCACCTAACAAAGGCTTGcaataccaccaccacccccagctCTTCCAGATagccctgggggaggggggtagaaaaagaaaagaaaatgcttgcaaaataaaatgaaaaaccaaaccaaaccctaGATGACTGACTCTAAAATGGGCTGACTGCTGCTCAGTTTGATACATAGGACTGGGTTTACCTTTTATTCAGCTCCAGCTTAGACATCAGAGGCGTGAGAGTTGCTTTGAGTTTACACATCTTCAAACAATaagtcaaaacaacaacaacaaaaaaaatgtgtAGTCCGCGCAGTTAGTATctaaagataaaagagaaaaataaagttatgtTAAagcagaaagagggaaggagctGAGATTCCAAGGATCTGCCGAGGACATGTGAAGAGTTGAAGTGGGTCTTGTGTGAACTAACATCAATGAGTTTTTATCTTATCAAAAAGTTTTAGGGTTGCCAGTTCTTTTCAAACTGGATCCACTCTGCTCCAGGGCTGCCTGAAGCATTGGCTTCAATAAAGTTGCAGCTTTTTTCCCCTACCCTCTTAAATATAACCACATAGGAATTAGATTGCATTTCACTCAAGGTATAAAACTTGCCACAGACTTCAGCAGCAAATTAGGGGTTTTGATAATCCCTTGATATTTTGAATATAAATTAAGtgggttttttcttttactgtttagTGAAAGCTGTAGATTTACATGAAAAGCGAGGCAAATCTCTACAGTTTAGACTTTTTCTTcaagccacttttttttttttcttgaggagtGTTGCAAAAACTCTGTGCTTTCATTCGTGGGAAATCCTGGTTTTTCCTGCATTTCTTGTGGGTGCAACATCAGCTCTTTAAGGAGAATCAGTTGAACTTACCAAAGCATTTTGGACACCAACTCTGTGTGATCCAGGGTGTTTTTATGAATCTAAGTTCAACAAAGTAAAACCTCTGCTTAAaccttttcttaaagaaaatgacaCCGAAAAACTCACTGATGAGCTGTCTTCCCAAATGATCTTGGTTATAAGGTTCATAGTCTGATTTTTACTCCTCCCTCCAACCTAGCCACCCCCCTCCTACAATGGAAACTGGTTCTTCCTTGACATGTAATTCATGCTGGACTATTTCATGGGATGTAGTCACTTAGGAATTCAGTTTGAAAGTTTTTCACATTATCTGGAAaccaatcaataattttaataatagctGTACAAATTCAAAATTCTGGAACTAGGTGTCCTGATATTAAGATTAACAGCAAAGGAGAATTCTTGATGATTTTCATGTGGCTGCTGGTTATCTTGAAAACCAACAATACTGCTGGTTTCAACTCAAGTTTCCTAATACAAACTCTGGGAAGAGGGGGGTGGGAGTGCCTATGACTTAGTTATTATCAAAGTTCTTGCTCTAGCATAAACATTGCAACCCAATGAGATTTGCCCAAGgcccttgtttaaaaaaaatagaatgagactCCCTTCTAGTCAACTATTGAGCTGTGCCAGTGATTCTCagtgtatgtatttttaaaaaattattatagttCTCATAATTACTGTAGCTTAACTACGCTACAGGCCATACAATCACCTAAATTTCTAATATAAGTGTCTTCCTTCCCATAATTCAACTGCTCCcagttcctttctttccttccttccttccttccttccttccttccttccttccttccttcccttccttccttccttccttccttccttccttccttccttccttccttcctttctttccttccttcctttctttcttctcttccttcttctttcttcttctttctcttctttctttctttctttctttctttctttctttctttctttctttcttctctttctttctttctttctttctttctttctttcttctttctttcttctcttttctttctttctttctttctttctctctctctctctctctctctctctctctctctctctctctctctctctctctctctctctcctctctcactctctcctctctctctctctctctctcctctctctctctctctctcctctctctcttcctcctccctccctccctccctccctcccctccctccttcccccttcttctcccttcctgctcctcctcctcctcctccttcttcttcttttcttcttctcctcctcctcctcctctctctctcctttttagtCTAAATCTTAGAAGATGGTCAAAATGGACTGAGTGGGGTACATAGtagaaaagaagacagagaaaagggaatCAGCATGGGTGAGGGTCAAGATCCCAACCTCTCAGGCCTTGGATGGAAATTCCAAATTAATGACATAACAACCTTGTTTACAAACCTTGTTAGCTTAGATTCACCTATTTGCTTAGATCCATCCAAGCCAACAAATAGCATTGCATTGTGAACAAGTACACTGAACAGCGCTCCCCCTAAATTGAATGAACATGTGTGAGAAATTAGTTCCCACTGATCTGTTTGTTTTCAGTATATTGGGTATCCCAAATGCCTCAGTGCAGCATTAAACTGGCAAGGTTTAATACTGTTAATTAGACCTTGTTTCCCGAAGCAAAAATGATCTCGATTATATTCTCATTTTGTAAGAGACGGGAGCAAAGAGAGGTGTTAGGTCTAGAATACCATGTCCAAGTTATGTTTCTGCTGAAGAAGCAGGAACAAGAAGTGTTTCCTGTGGTTTCTCGGCGGTGGTTCTGGGGTCTGGTGTGATAATGGAACACAATTTATCACATTAAGAACTTATTAAGCAGTAATGTACAACATGTTCGGtaatttgctattaaaaaaatctGAGACCATTGTTCCTATATTGCtcagccttttttttaaacatgctttaaaaaaaaggtcaTTAACTCAGTGAAATGGAAAAGTTTTAAACTTGCATGAAAATGTAAAATCCTGGCATAGTCCCAGATATGCTAATTAGACTTTGTGGATATGccctatagaaaaatattcagtTCAGATTACAAAGTCTTCATATGCATGAACTCCACTAGCATTCGGAATGGTAACCAGAAAGCCACGTTCAAGTGTTCTGAATATCAAATGACCCACACCGAGGAAGCATTGGAGATTTTCAGTGTTCTGTATATAAGTGTGCCTGGTGGCAAGATGAAGTCTACCTCATAAATTGTATGAGGCTACCAAGAGGGGAAGGAGATTCCAGTGAGAGTAATATCTTTTTATCCTCTGTTGGGACTGCCTTCTTTTCCCACCAGCTCCCACAGTCCTCAGCCATCAGGCCAACAAATAATCAATGctgctttatctttcttttctgctCCCCCACCCCTTGGAGTCTTTGAAGTTAAATTCCTCCACATCCATACAAACTACAAATTGAAAAAGTGTCACTGTGAAAACAACCTTAGAATGTGCTGGAAAATATTCAACCTCTTGGACTAATAAGGAGTTTCCAGCTCTGGTGATTTTGATGGCTTCAAatagggatgtgtgtgtgtgtgtgtgtgtgtgtgtgtgtgtgtgtgtgtgtgtgtgtgtgtgtgtgtgtgtgatatttttCATCCTGTTATCTTAGCCATAAAATCCAACAATCTTAATTCGTCTTCCTTGTATTGAAATTTAATGACTTAATTAAGATCTGTCAGGGAAATGGCAACAAAACACAGCTTAATGGATcttgttaattaaaataaatatttaagatatttacaGTAAAGAATAATGCTGACATTTTGACAGGCTACTGCCAAAGCAGTAGATCTCAGAGAAGATCAAAAGGCTTGTCCAAATGTCAAGGGTATCTATAGAGCCCTTGGTTGTTCCTGTTTAATTATTGAATGATTATAGTTCTATCTTATCTTCAAAAAAAACTTGGTGAAAGTTTAATCCTTTTTTGGGTGTCTAAACTATggagtagctagcatttatgtaattgCTTTCAGATTTGCAATGTGCTTTCCACATATTAGCTCAATTGATCCTCAGGACAAGCCAGGGAGGGTAGGTGCTAGTATTAATCTCCTTTTAtgtttggagaaactgaggcacacagaggttaatcaacctgcccagggacacatagccaATAAGTTGTCTatgcaatatttgaactcaattctttctcATTTCAAATTCATTGCTATTTTCAGGGTGCTACTATGCTGCTATGtataaaaggggggaaaactcCTTTGCAGAACCTCCAAAATACATGGTATATGAACTTACAGACAAAAGTTTGGAAGGCTAGTATGGAGCAAAAGTGAATAATAGTAATTCTGTTATAATCAATGGCCACTATCATGAATAACCCCATTTTCCATAATCCTATGCTAGTCACTCTTCAGTCAGGAATTGATCTGAAAAAACAAAGCCTCTCACTTCTAGTATTTTATTCTAATAGATCACCCGAAGCTTTTCAGGCTTGTATGGGTTATCCAGATTCAGAATTTCTTTAGCAAAGGAATCTGAGGTCTTTACattagaaaaatttaaattttatcaaGAAATTTAAGAAAGCTGTTAGCTCAACTTTGCGGACAATGAGTGGTTGTGTTTGGGCATGCATGAGTGTGGGTACAAGTTTGGATGAATAGGGAgaagggttttatttttgttgtatttatgtagtactttaagattCTTTATTatttgattgtgtgtgtgtgtgtccacttGGTCATTGAAAAACCAGCCGACCGTATAGTTTGGAAATGGAAGTGTTTTGGGGGAAAGGATCCTGGCAAACTCCAGGCAGTGGGGTCGGGGTGGGACATGGGAAGAGGTTTGATTGAATTGCTATTTGGAAAATGACATTTTGCATACTAGGAAACTCTGCAGGTAAGAGTTAAATATTTCAGCAGGAGAGTATTTTATTCTATGATGAGATCTTCCTTCCTTAAAATGATTAAAGTTTTATCCTAGAAATTATGCCTTTTAAAGGGATTCTGCAATGCCCATGTCTTTTAAACATTGATAGACACAatccaaaaaaacatttttataagatGCAAAATATGTTATATTTTGACAAATCTTCAGAATACTGAGAAAGACAATTATTTGCTTATTTCATCTTACCAAATAGAACATTCCTAGTCATTCCCATTGATCAATGTGACGAAAAGTCATCCTCAGCCAAACCACTGTGTGTTCTGTGACTTTGGTGAGACAGAATTTATCACCATTGAGGGGGGTAGACAGGCAAGCCTGCGATTTGACTGGTCTTGGGCTCTCTCTGGTGACAAAATTCCCTCTACCAGCGCCAATCAGCACCTGTTCTGCAATTTATACTCTTAAACTGTCTGGGAGAACTGAGAAATCAAGagtcttgcccaagatcacattgcCAATATATGGAGAAGCTGGccttgaatccagggcttcttaAAGATGAGGTCAACTTTCTGTTCATTTCTCAGTACTCCTTCTCACCTGATTTTAATGCACACCAAAATAGATGATCTTACTCTACAGTCTTTGGATTTCTTCAGCTCTGTTTGAAAATGTCatggaaagagcattagatttgGAATGGGAGGAGGTGAGTTTGATATTGGGTGTGTGGCCCAGGAACAGCATTTAGAGCCTCTTTGGTTATCTCTTCTCTAaaagcagatgaggaaattttaaaaagagattaatcGATACTCCTGATTCAATTGTTTTATAACTGATTCTTTAGTCAAAATCTGCAATTGAGAATTCAGTGAGGGATTTGAGTGAAAGGGAAGTTGTGTTTCCAGTG
This DNA window, taken from Monodelphis domestica isolate mMonDom1 chromosome 6, mMonDom1.pri, whole genome shotgun sequence, encodes the following:
- the LOC130455100 gene encoding uncharacterized protein LOC130455100: MPQVKFSSLSLSLSLSLSLSLSLSLSLSLSLSLSHFLSVSLSLSVSLLLSVSLSLPFSLFLSLSLSLCLSLSCSLSLPHFFSSFLSLSLSVSYFHFLSLSLPLCLSYFLSLPFSLSLSVSLCLTFSLFLSLSLSVCLSVCLSLLLSLSLSDSLLLSVSASLSLFLSVSFSVCLLLSLSLSFSASLSLLLSLPPFLSLSVSLCLTFSSFLSVCLSVCLSLALSLSLSLSLSLSLSLSVSLLLSVSASLSLFLSVSFSQSVSYFHFLSLSLPLCLSDFLSLPFPLCLCLSVSPISLGILPPPTPSLLSYCTQT